In Bythopirellula goksoeyrii, a single window of DNA contains:
- a CDS encoding carboxypeptidase-like regulatory domain-containing protein — MKTKAIRWMVVAIWTTGFMLSPFVQAEGIPLRTLDISLQTGGVLSGKVVTAAGNVQPGLPVVVRAGGEELATTKTDPSGNFQVAGLKGGVVEVAAAGTQGNCRLWAPGTAPPAAQPGLLVVSQDQVVRGQNCGSRVGCGTGVFGGQGGGVLGFMLDHPLVTAGVIGTAIAIPLALDDNDSPATP; from the coding sequence ATGAAGACCAAAGCTATTCGATGGATGGTTGTCGCAATTTGGACGACTGGTTTCATGCTGTCGCCCTTTGTCCAGGCAGAAGGGATCCCTCTACGAACACTCGATATCTCCTTGCAAACTGGCGGGGTGTTGTCGGGAAAAGTGGTCACAGCGGCAGGCAACGTGCAACCAGGTCTCCCTGTGGTGGTACGGGCAGGCGGAGAGGAGCTCGCCACGACCAAGACCGATCCGTCGGGAAATTTTCAAGTCGCTGGACTCAAGGGGGGAGTCGTTGAAGTTGCTGCCGCTGGCACCCAAGGCAACTGCCGACTCTGGGCCCCAGGAACGGCCCCGCCAGCTGCACAGCCAGGCTTGTTGGTAGTTTCGCAGGATCAGGTCGTGCGTGGCCAGAACTGTGGTTCCCGAGTGGGTTGCGGGACGGGAGTTTTCGGTGGCCAAGGCGGCGGTGTGTTGGGCTTCATGCTTGATCATCCGCTGGTTACCGCCGGTGTGATCGGTACAGCGATTGCCATACCGCTAGCACTGGATGACAACGATTCGCCAGCAACTCCGTAA
- a CDS encoding acyltransferase — MRQGGNNQRRRLAYQRWSPVLQAGVVALRVCPRFLCNALLSLVRHLPTTVGMALRYMLVARLCHKCGSCVAIFEGVYLHNLSQITLGDNVSIHPMCYIEGAGGLEIGCDVSIAHGVSILTTEHDFAQPGIATRDAPIRFGSVVVESDVWLGCGVRVLAGATIQRGAVVGAGAVVKQSVPAHSVAVGVPARVVRSSTKPSPACTHRAA; from the coding sequence ATGCGACAGGGCGGGAACAACCAACGCCGCCGGCTAGCCTACCAGCGCTGGTCACCGGTGCTGCAAGCAGGGGTTGTCGCTCTGCGCGTCTGCCCTCGATTCCTTTGCAACGCTCTGTTATCGCTGGTGCGTCATCTCCCGACGACGGTCGGCATGGCACTGCGGTATATGCTGGTAGCGCGGCTCTGCCACAAATGTGGCTCCTGCGTCGCCATCTTCGAAGGCGTGTATCTGCACAACCTTTCTCAGATCACCCTCGGTGACAATGTCTCCATCCACCCGATGTGCTACATCGAGGGGGCAGGGGGACTGGAAATTGGTTGCGACGTATCGATTGCCCATGGCGTCTCCATTTTGACAACCGAACACGATTTTGCTCAACCAGGCATCGCAACGCGCGATGCGCCCATCCGGTTTGGTAGCGTTGTCGTCGAAAGCGACGTGTGGTTAGGCTGCGGTGTCCGCGTGTTGGCCGGAGCGACAATTCAGCGGGGGGCCGTCGTGGGCGCCGGCGCGGTTGTCAAGCAATCGGTTCCAGCGCACTCCGTGGCCGTGGGAGTACCCGCCCGCGTTGTCCGAAGTTCTACGAAACCGTCGCCAGCCTGTACCCATCGTGCTGCCTAA
- a CDS encoding sugar transferase — MESELWNILRGDMSLVGPRPLFMEYLPLYPVEQARRHEVRPGLTGWAQGEVRNATTWTERFRQDGWYLEQVSLRLDLDILLRTVIPVITRRGIAATDHVTMPRCDETLSLGETHDQAA; from the coding sequence ATGGAAAGCGAGTTGTGGAATATCTTGCGCGGAGACATGAGTTTGGTCGGTCCCCGGCCGTTATTCATGGAATATCTGCCACTGTACCCTGTTGAGCAAGCTCGACGACACGAAGTGCGACCAGGACTCACGGGATGGGCGCAAGGAGAGGTGCGAAACGCGACAACATGGACTGAGCGATTCCGACAAGATGGATGGTACTTAGAACAGGTGTCGTTGCGACTCGATCTCGATATCCTGCTGCGAACAGTGATTCCCGTAATCACCCGTCGTGGCATTGCCGCGACGGACCACGTTACCATGCCCCGTTGTGACGAAACATTATCTCTGGGTGAAACGCATGACCAAGCAGCCTGA
- a CDS encoding polysaccharide biosynthesis protein: MQLEKMKKLLVVTALLAVPCLAAYYLAFLVRFDGALPESAQFTFAYSVLWVMLVKVATLLHARIHLHCARYVTFQDMLSLVRSVTISSVAILLVDAMLFTEVVIPRSVVVLDWGTTILLLAAVRIAPRLVRDGYWHRLSEQNGCPALIIGANDAGEALLRSLRSNPTMPYRVVGFLDDRTEYWGRRIAGVPVLGTQTNLPTLVLQHHIQEVLITSGTLPGKDVRRLVELASRENFRVKVLPSYEQLVGETVDVNPRSVAIADLLQRPSVQLDEMPIRDWLTGKVVLVSGSAGSIGSEICRQLVELAPAKIVIVDRSETGQFFLERELGQLAPHLAVEVAMADLTDAGRMHSVFEKYRPQIVFHAAAYKHVPLMEAHAGEAIKNIVLATKNMVDLAEEFKAESLVMISTDKAVNPTSVMGSCKRLAEQYIEAKADTSPCRLVTVRFGNVLDSAGSVVPIFREQIARGGPVTVTHPDMIRYFMLIPEAAQLVIQAGAMGRGGEIFVLDMGEPVRIMDLARDMIRLSGLRVDEDIEIVVTGLRPGEKLYEELYGADEQHLPTGHDKIMTAVGRPRQLIAVLNDIRQLSEILDEPNEIVLQALAEVIPVLPPTESQPSVRRAA, from the coding sequence ATGCAACTTGAAAAAATGAAGAAACTGCTCGTTGTCACAGCGCTGCTCGCAGTGCCCTGTTTGGCAGCCTACTATCTAGCATTTCTCGTACGATTCGATGGAGCGCTTCCTGAATCGGCCCAGTTTACGTTTGCCTACAGCGTTCTCTGGGTGATGCTGGTGAAAGTCGCAACGCTTCTCCATGCTCGGATTCATCTGCATTGTGCGCGCTATGTGACGTTTCAGGACATGCTCTCCTTGGTCCGCTCGGTCACGATAAGCTCGGTTGCCATCCTGCTGGTTGATGCCATGTTGTTTACCGAGGTCGTCATCCCGCGAAGCGTCGTGGTGCTCGACTGGGGAACGACGATTTTGCTGCTTGCCGCTGTTCGGATTGCTCCGCGTTTGGTCCGCGACGGCTATTGGCATCGACTTTCGGAGCAAAATGGTTGCCCTGCACTAATCATTGGTGCCAATGATGCTGGCGAAGCGCTGTTACGCTCACTGCGATCCAATCCAACGATGCCGTACCGCGTCGTCGGCTTCTTGGACGATCGGACCGAGTACTGGGGGCGACGAATCGCTGGAGTTCCCGTGCTTGGAACCCAAACAAACCTTCCCACGCTTGTTCTCCAACATCACATTCAAGAGGTCCTCATCACGAGCGGAACGCTTCCAGGCAAGGATGTGCGTCGACTGGTCGAACTAGCAAGCCGCGAGAATTTTCGCGTCAAGGTACTCCCTAGTTATGAGCAATTGGTTGGCGAGACGGTCGACGTCAATCCGCGCTCGGTTGCCATTGCCGACCTGCTGCAGCGTCCTTCGGTGCAACTCGATGAGATGCCAATTCGCGACTGGCTCACTGGCAAGGTCGTTCTGGTGTCGGGTAGTGCCGGAAGTATTGGCTCAGAGATATGCCGACAACTGGTAGAGCTCGCTCCAGCAAAGATCGTGATTGTCGACCGCTCGGAGACGGGTCAGTTCTTCCTCGAACGCGAACTCGGGCAACTGGCTCCCCATCTAGCGGTCGAAGTGGCCATGGCCGATTTGACGGATGCAGGGCGAATGCATTCGGTGTTCGAAAAGTATCGTCCCCAGATTGTCTTTCATGCCGCTGCCTACAAGCATGTCCCTCTCATGGAAGCACACGCGGGGGAAGCAATCAAGAACATCGTGCTGGCCACAAAGAACATGGTCGACCTTGCCGAAGAATTCAAGGCAGAAAGTCTGGTCATGATCTCCACCGACAAGGCAGTCAATCCCACCAGCGTGATGGGTTCCTGCAAGCGATTGGCCGAACAATATATCGAAGCCAAGGCCGACACGTCTCCCTGCCGGTTGGTCACCGTTCGCTTCGGGAACGTGCTCGACTCGGCCGGCAGCGTGGTCCCCATCTTCCGCGAACAGATTGCCCGTGGGGGACCCGTCACGGTCACCCATCCCGACATGATTCGCTATTTCATGTTGATTCCCGAAGCGGCCCAATTGGTGATCCAAGCGGGCGCGATGGGGCGCGGGGGCGAAATCTTTGTGCTCGACATGGGGGAACCGGTCCGCATCATGGATCTGGCCCGCGACATGATTCGCCTTTCGGGACTACGCGTCGACGAAGACATCGAAATTGTAGTGACTGGCCTCCGCCCAGGCGAGAAACTCTATGAAGAACTTTATGGTGCCGATGAACAGCACCTTCCCACCGGTCACGACAAGATCATGACCGCCGTCGGTCGGCCACGTCAATTGATCGCAGTTCTGAACGACATCCGCCAACTCAGTGAGATCCTCGACGAACCCAACGAAATCGTCCTCCAGGCCTTGGCCGAAGTAATCCCCGTGCTGCCTCCGACCGAATCACAGCCCAGCGTACGCCGCGCCGCATGA
- a CDS encoding polysaccharide biosynthesis tyrosine autokinase produces MPAVDAVSAIARFLSLVRRRKQVVITSVVISGLLGMTYYLLATRKYASTAELLIIQQKQDQLATVGDHESSEDTMATHQKLIASPIVLQNAIKRLPPKHRIDLVGEPTHKWVEKLSENLSARVTRKTNFINVSFRSKSPDAAAAVVRAIIHSYLQFVQEKDRGTAVDALHSLLQKGAELEAKLTEKQNELQSFSQAVGHLAVSQDDSAVEPTIQRALRLNDALMDEQQRRLELQATLLSVEGALDRGENIHQYLVAMEESVGRQMMLSSLGLSSEDLNVIEEQQKQILASQAELSSLSKFYGPNHPRILDLQNRIANSQQYVRDYRANLGNPSNGMAESHLGPVVKRMLEQSVQQAWQKEQQMSASFEEARQEAAKHSGDLVQLRMLEREVTRLEAQYDLLFEKISTVNMRQMQAPIQATVVREPVPDRVPVSPQIRFLVFFCLASGTAVGAVIVYVQDVLDDRFSSPEELTAQLGVPVLAMVRNLTPLPGEGMETVHTHTLPHAVETEAFRTLRTAISLSGVACGRLLISSSEPGDGKTTISVNLSVAMAQAGKRTLVIDADLRKPGFTSLLQLRGRPGLADVLTSGLSPAESAPSMVVATEVPGLDVLPVGLRRPNPAELLSSHEFVELLAWADSQYDRVIVDCPPVLAVSDAQVVGQLVDGAILVVRPEKNHRRSVIRAFESFQSVGCNVLGVVANALSDESQSYGYGGYGYGYGYGSDYGSDYGNDEEAFEEEVSDADEPQESIPDPATKRSRTPRRKQGPTEPIRPRRAA; encoded by the coding sequence ATGCCAGCGGTCGATGCGGTATCGGCCATCGCGAGGTTTCTGAGCCTGGTTCGCCGTCGTAAACAAGTGGTGATCACCTCGGTCGTGATCAGCGGGTTGCTCGGCATGACTTACTACCTGCTTGCCACCAGAAAATACGCTTCCACAGCAGAACTCTTGATTATCCAGCAAAAACAAGATCAGCTAGCCACCGTTGGCGATCATGAGAGTTCCGAAGACACGATGGCCACCCATCAGAAACTGATTGCTTCGCCCATCGTACTGCAAAACGCGATCAAGCGGCTGCCCCCCAAACACCGTATCGATTTGGTGGGAGAGCCGACTCACAAGTGGGTCGAGAAACTCTCAGAGAATCTCAGCGCCCGAGTCACTCGAAAAACCAATTTCATCAATGTCTCTTTTCGCTCCAAGAGTCCCGATGCCGCGGCTGCGGTCGTCCGAGCGATCATCCATTCCTACCTGCAATTTGTCCAGGAGAAGGATCGAGGGACGGCCGTCGATGCTCTCCACAGTCTTCTGCAGAAGGGTGCCGAGTTGGAAGCCAAACTCACCGAGAAGCAAAACGAGCTTCAATCCTTTAGCCAAGCGGTAGGCCACCTGGCGGTCAGTCAGGACGACAGTGCGGTCGAACCAACCATTCAACGTGCCCTGCGACTGAACGACGCCTTGATGGACGAACAGCAGAGGCGCCTGGAACTGCAGGCGACACTGCTGTCTGTGGAAGGTGCCTTGGATCGCGGCGAGAACATCCATCAATATCTTGTCGCGATGGAAGAGTCCGTTGGTCGGCAAATGATGCTCTCTTCGCTAGGGCTAAGTTCCGAAGATTTGAATGTGATCGAGGAGCAACAGAAACAGATACTCGCGTCGCAAGCTGAGCTGAGCTCGCTGTCGAAGTTTTATGGTCCCAACCATCCTCGCATCCTGGATCTCCAAAACAGGATCGCCAACTCTCAGCAGTATGTGCGAGATTATCGCGCCAATTTAGGGAATCCCTCGAATGGCATGGCCGAGAGTCACCTCGGCCCGGTGGTGAAGCGGATGTTGGAACAATCGGTTCAGCAAGCCTGGCAGAAAGAGCAACAGATGTCCGCCTCGTTCGAAGAGGCTCGCCAGGAAGCTGCCAAGCATAGTGGAGACCTGGTGCAGCTCCGCATGTTGGAGCGTGAAGTGACACGACTTGAAGCCCAATACGATCTGCTGTTTGAAAAGATTTCGACTGTCAATATGCGGCAGATGCAAGCGCCGATTCAAGCGACTGTCGTACGCGAGCCGGTCCCCGATCGCGTGCCTGTTTCGCCTCAGATTCGATTCTTGGTGTTTTTCTGTCTGGCGAGTGGAACGGCTGTTGGGGCGGTCATCGTCTATGTTCAAGATGTGCTCGACGACCGTTTCTCTTCACCGGAAGAGTTGACGGCACAATTGGGGGTTCCCGTGCTGGCCATGGTTCGCAACTTGACTCCGCTCCCCGGAGAGGGAATGGAGACCGTCCATACCCATACGCTTCCGCATGCGGTAGAGACCGAGGCCTTCCGCACCCTGCGGACAGCAATTTCTCTCTCGGGAGTCGCTTGCGGGCGGCTGCTGATTTCCAGCTCGGAACCGGGCGACGGCAAGACAACCATCTCAGTGAACCTCTCAGTCGCCATGGCGCAGGCAGGCAAACGCACCTTGGTGATCGACGCGGATCTACGCAAGCCTGGCTTTACCTCCCTACTCCAACTCAGAGGTCGGCCAGGCCTGGCTGACGTGCTGACCAGCGGGCTCTCCCCTGCTGAATCCGCGCCCAGCATGGTGGTAGCAACCGAAGTGCCAGGACTCGATGTCCTGCCGGTTGGTTTGCGGCGTCCTAACCCAGCCGAACTATTAAGCAGCCACGAATTTGTGGAACTGCTGGCGTGGGCCGACTCCCAGTATGACCGGGTGATTGTGGATTGCCCGCCAGTGCTGGCGGTGAGCGACGCCCAGGTCGTCGGCCAATTAGTCGATGGAGCGATCTTGGTCGTGCGTCCCGAAAAGAATCATCGCCGCAGCGTGATTCGGGCCTTTGAGAGCTTCCAATCCGTGGGATGCAATGTGTTGGGTGTCGTCGCCAATGCCTTGTCCGACGAATCGCAATCCTACGGCTACGGAGGCTATGGGTATGGATACGGCTATGGATCCGACTATGGATCCGACTATGGAAACGACGAGGAAGCGTTCGAAGAGGAAGTCTCCGACGCCGACGAACCTCAAGAATCGATCCCGGATCCAGCGACCAAGCGGAGTAGGACTCCGCGCCGCAAACAAGGCCCCACGGAACCGATCCGACCTCGTAGGGCGGCTTGA
- a CDS encoding polysaccharide biosynthesis/export family protein, translated as MLLAELPSQGPLLTIEGAARWYAKGVVFLLLGISLTGCRTAQYRATSLPNQYRAKTCPGDVTGNMARLTGAGYGNSLIGPDDMLEVTVLSGRNQEKPLPRVARVSREGTVDLSPIGPVAVKNLDPAVASERIAQAAIDRGIFVQPNITVEIKKKAVNHITVLGAVAKPGLHEVPRNSSDVVSALALAGGLTDEAGTEVEIIRQHVAKSNAYTRLADHTTAPPSAETEDRGVKWSASTDLFPVGPPPAQAIAWSEPPGEHIAQRIDLASLPNHYSPDEFHLEDRDVVMVKARKKRSIHVGGLVKEPGQFELPTSEDLRLLDAIALAGGSSSLMADKVYVIRQVAGEPKPVVILASMQKAKQDGAENLLLAEGDLISIEQTPQTAVYEAFSRFMNLTIGVSGSSFF; from the coding sequence ATGCTCCTCGCTGAACTTCCATCCCAAGGCCCGCTGTTGACTATCGAGGGGGCTGCGCGCTGGTATGCGAAGGGGGTCGTCTTTCTCCTGCTGGGAATCAGTCTCACAGGTTGTCGGACGGCGCAGTATCGAGCTACCTCCCTACCAAATCAATACCGCGCAAAGACTTGTCCTGGCGATGTAACAGGGAACATGGCTCGCTTGACGGGGGCGGGCTATGGCAACTCGCTCATCGGCCCAGACGACATGCTGGAAGTCACGGTCCTGAGTGGTCGTAATCAAGAGAAGCCTCTGCCTAGGGTTGCTCGCGTTTCCAGAGAAGGCACCGTTGACTTGTCACCGATCGGTCCGGTTGCGGTGAAGAATCTCGATCCGGCGGTTGCCAGCGAGCGAATTGCCCAAGCTGCTATCGACCGGGGAATTTTTGTTCAGCCGAATATCACCGTCGAGATCAAGAAAAAGGCCGTTAATCACATCACGGTGCTCGGTGCCGTGGCGAAGCCAGGCCTGCATGAAGTGCCCCGGAATTCTAGCGACGTGGTGAGTGCCTTGGCGCTGGCAGGAGGCTTGACCGACGAAGCCGGCACCGAAGTGGAGATTATCAGGCAACACGTCGCCAAGTCGAATGCGTACACCCGCTTGGCAGACCACACGACCGCACCGCCCTCCGCAGAGACAGAAGACCGAGGAGTAAAATGGTCCGCCTCTACGGATCTCTTTCCCGTGGGTCCCCCCCCCGCTCAAGCGATCGCTTGGTCAGAACCTCCGGGGGAGCACATAGCCCAGCGAATCGATCTGGCCAGTTTGCCCAACCACTACTCGCCGGATGAGTTTCATCTGGAGGACCGCGATGTCGTGATGGTCAAGGCCCGCAAGAAACGCAGCATTCATGTCGGCGGTCTCGTGAAGGAGCCAGGACAATTCGAACTGCCAACCTCGGAAGACTTGCGACTTCTCGACGCAATTGCGCTTGCTGGCGGATCAAGTTCTCTGATGGCCGATAAAGTGTATGTCATCCGCCAAGTCGCAGGTGAGCCCAAACCTGTGGTTATCCTCGCGAGTATGCAAAAAGCCAAGCAGGATGGCGCAGAAAACCTGCTGTTGGCTGAAGGGGATTTGATTAGCATCGAGCAAACTCCGCAGACTGCCGTTTACGAGGCGTTTAGCCGCTTCATGAACCTCACGATCGGTGTCTCCGGCAGCTCCTTCTTCTGA
- a CDS encoding acetyltransferase, whose product MTKQPEEIFVIGGGGHGKVAVRAAQAAGKRVAAIFDDDPGKWNCVLYGVPVMGPLDALRRRNVLPTLVAIGDNNRRLALVEKWNLPWTSVVHPAAFVDDSAQIGAGVLILPGAVVHTDAVVGDHTIVNSNATIEHDCQIGPGAHISCSACLTGGVQVGCGVMIGAGAIVLPGVLMSDFAVVGAGSVVTRNVPAATTVAGVPARNLNPRKRSDA is encoded by the coding sequence ATGACCAAGCAGCCTGAGGAAATCTTCGTGATCGGAGGGGGCGGTCACGGCAAAGTCGCTGTCCGCGCCGCCCAGGCCGCTGGCAAGCGCGTCGCGGCGATCTTTGACGACGATCCGGGTAAGTGGAACTGCGTTCTCTACGGCGTTCCTGTCATGGGTCCCCTGGATGCTCTCCGCCGACGAAATGTGCTACCGACCCTCGTAGCGATTGGCGACAACAACCGTCGACTTGCCCTCGTGGAGAAGTGGAACTTGCCCTGGACCTCCGTGGTGCATCCTGCCGCATTTGTCGACGACTCCGCCCAGATCGGCGCAGGTGTGCTAATACTCCCAGGCGCTGTCGTCCATACCGACGCTGTCGTCGGCGATCACACGATTGTCAACAGCAATGCGACAATCGAGCACGACTGTCAGATCGGTCCGGGTGCCCATATTAGCTGCAGTGCGTGTCTTACAGGCGGAGTGCAAGTGGGCTGCGGTGTGATGATCGGTGCGGGTGCAATCGTACTTCCTGGGGTTCTCATGAGTGATTTTGCAGTTGTTGGTGCTGGCTCCGTTGTCACGCGAAACGTCCCTGCTGCCACCACGGTCGCAGGGGTGCCTGCACGAAATTTGAATCCGAGGAAGCGAAGTGACGCCTAA
- a CDS encoding DegT/DnrJ/EryC1/StrS family aminotransferase, translating into MGSHVDDFQREFAEKRGVSHAVAFSRGTAALLLALLAAGVGPGDVVITSTLTFAVAVNAIRYVGAEPVFIDRERRNWNRDPLIARRRAARGRSTPAQGSPGGRRVRPIRRLGPDARNMPSLWRDNY; encoded by the coding sequence CTGGGGTCGCATGTCGATGACTTTCAACGCGAATTTGCTGAAAAACGAGGCGTGTCCCATGCGGTAGCGTTTTCGCGTGGCACAGCGGCGCTGCTTCTGGCGCTATTGGCCGCCGGCGTCGGCCCCGGCGATGTGGTCATAACGTCGACTCTGACATTCGCCGTCGCTGTCAACGCCATCCGCTACGTCGGAGCGGAGCCTGTCTTTATCGATCGCGAGCGCCGAAATTGGAATAGGGACCCCTTAATTGCTCGAAGACGAGCTGCGCGAGGCCGCTCCACGCCAGCCCAAGGCAGTCCTGGTGGTCGACGTGTGCGGCCAATCCGCCGACTAGGACCCGATGCTCGAAATATGCCGTCGCTATGGCGTGACAACTATTGA
- a CDS encoding lipopolysaccharide biosynthesis protein yields MNSRAWTLPVFFTALASLAQKISLWGVVFLLAKLSSPEVVGQYAWAMAVALPITRLASLQLPQLILTQVHQSFRLGSYFAAHAMAHVVAMGLLGMVLLLSNASFQTVGLVLAVTCLRAAEGLSELTNAVQLKHHRVVQAAALAILRGILGLVVMATVQIAFGSLLISIASLTVAWLVFACCIDAPAAHRAAATTLLDGGRLASFADLTQLVFSSIPLGGCALLAVLFACLPRYLLGIWHDAYSLGIFEALVAISAPAEILAQAISRVTAPRFAAALDDRDRQTITHLYVTVGVVNLTLAVSGTLLVLFFGPALLRIAYSADYAAYSNLLAVLMLARGVAFLCNYDLLFLCMSQYRRLAFSWLLPSMVLIATSLITVPEYGLSGVIVAVLMGNSVRCGFIHTSLRRSLRSDRYASAVPFQAYVDGRERDGVGPPSPREAAA; encoded by the coding sequence ATGAATAGCAGAGCGTGGACCCTTCCTGTCTTCTTCACTGCACTCGCTTCGCTGGCACAAAAGATATCGCTGTGGGGCGTCGTTTTTCTCCTGGCCAAATTATCCTCGCCGGAAGTTGTTGGCCAGTATGCATGGGCCATGGCGGTTGCGCTGCCGATAACCAGGCTCGCCAGTCTGCAGTTGCCTCAATTGATCCTCACGCAGGTGCATCAATCCTTCCGACTCGGAAGCTACTTTGCGGCACACGCCATGGCGCACGTGGTCGCAATGGGACTGCTGGGGATGGTCCTGCTGCTGTCAAATGCTAGTTTCCAAACCGTTGGCCTTGTTCTTGCTGTCACCTGCCTGAGAGCCGCCGAGGGACTTAGTGAGTTGACCAATGCAGTTCAACTCAAACATCACCGCGTCGTACAGGCGGCAGCTCTCGCGATCCTGCGAGGCATCCTGGGCCTTGTGGTCATGGCTACCGTTCAAATTGCTTTTGGAAGCTTACTTATTTCTATAGCCAGTCTCACCGTCGCATGGCTAGTTTTCGCCTGCTGCATTGATGCGCCTGCGGCCCACCGAGCGGCCGCAACAACTCTCCTGGATGGTGGTCGGCTTGCTTCGTTTGCTGATCTCACTCAATTGGTCTTTTCGTCCATTCCCTTAGGGGGCTGTGCGCTGCTGGCAGTGCTTTTCGCTTGCTTGCCACGCTATTTGTTAGGCATATGGCATGACGCCTATTCCTTGGGAATCTTTGAAGCGCTGGTGGCCATCAGTGCTCCGGCCGAGATTCTTGCTCAGGCTATCAGCCGGGTAACCGCCCCGCGTTTTGCGGCCGCACTTGATGATCGAGACCGCCAGACGATCACACATCTCTACGTTACGGTCGGGGTGGTCAATTTGACTCTGGCAGTGAGTGGAACTCTGTTGGTTCTCTTCTTCGGACCAGCGTTGCTGCGCATCGCCTATTCCGCTGATTATGCAGCGTATTCCAACCTGCTCGCTGTGCTCATGCTCGCACGCGGTGTGGCATTTCTGTGCAACTACGACCTGCTCTTCCTTTGCATGTCACAGTACCGACGCCTGGCGTTCTCCTGGTTATTGCCCAGCATGGTCTTAATTGCGACTTCGCTGATTACCGTTCCCGAGTATGGTCTCTCTGGCGTCATCGTGGCTGTACTTATGGGAAACTCGGTTCGCTGTGGTTTCATCCATACATCACTACGTCGATCCCTCAGGAGCGACCGCTATGCTTCGGCTGTCCCCTTCCAGGCTTACGTCGATGGGCGAGAGCGCGACGGGGTGGGCCCTCCCAGCCCACGAGAGGCTGCTGCTTAA
- a CDS encoding glycosyltransferase family 4 protein: MPKSITQAKTESWLNFNRHLAQLQRTHAARAVRLMVVVTSGQSADLLRGQLSFLRSKGFDITLVSAPHPSLLAAATRENINIVPLSMSREIRPLQDLISLFRLWRLMRAIRPEVVNASTPKAGLLGMMAAFLAHVPMRVYTLRGLRLETTIGLKKRILAFTERIASACAHRVICVSRSLAEEYQARGLVDRNKLVVLAAGSSNGVNAKAFQHTPAREAQSRALLDQFGIAPGEPVIGFVGRLTRDKGTADLVQAFQKLTDRFPKVWLLLVGEVEQGDALDEATLNWIRTHPRILCAGFIRDVAPYYHIMNVLAFPSYREGFPNAVLEAQASGIPVVGYRATGVVDAVSDATTGRLVPVGAVNEMVEALSEYLSCPELAVSHGDHGRQRVEHDFSNERVWNALLREYRQLLRVAGIDSNLPEDLQQTESRAA, encoded by the coding sequence ATGCCAAAATCAATCACCCAAGCAAAGACCGAATCATGGCTGAATTTCAACCGCCACCTTGCGCAACTCCAGCGAACTCATGCTGCGCGAGCCGTGCGGCTAATGGTCGTGGTCACGAGCGGGCAGTCAGCCGATTTACTCAGGGGACAGTTGTCATTCCTCCGCTCCAAGGGTTTTGACATCACGCTGGTTTCCGCACCTCATCCAAGTCTCTTGGCCGCGGCCACCAGAGAGAACATCAACATCGTGCCACTCTCGATGAGCCGTGAGATTCGGCCGCTGCAGGATTTGATTTCTTTGTTTCGGCTGTGGCGTCTCATGCGGGCTATCCGTCCTGAGGTGGTCAATGCCAGTACCCCAAAGGCGGGACTCCTGGGTATGATGGCTGCCTTTCTCGCGCACGTGCCAATGAGAGTTTACACGTTGAGGGGCTTACGCTTGGAGACGACGATTGGTTTAAAAAAGCGAATCCTGGCCTTCACCGAACGCATCGCGTCGGCGTGTGCTCACCGAGTCATTTGCGTGAGTCGCAGTCTAGCCGAAGAATATCAAGCGCGTGGCCTTGTTGATCGAAATAAGTTGGTTGTTCTCGCTGCGGGATCGTCCAATGGTGTCAATGCCAAGGCATTCCAACACACGCCTGCCAGGGAGGCGCAATCCAGGGCGTTGCTCGACCAGTTTGGAATAGCACCTGGGGAGCCTGTCATTGGCTTCGTTGGTCGGCTCACTCGTGACAAAGGGACCGCGGACCTCGTGCAGGCATTTCAGAAGCTGACGGACCGTTTTCCCAAAGTTTGGCTGTTGCTTGTCGGTGAGGTGGAGCAGGGGGATGCTCTCGATGAGGCCACCTTAAACTGGATTCGCACGCATCCGCGCATCCTCTGTGCTGGCTTTATCAGGGACGTGGCGCCCTACTACCATATCATGAACGTACTAGCATTTCCCTCCTATCGCGAAGGATTTCCGAACGCAGTGCTTGAGGCGCAAGCGTCGGGGATCCCGGTCGTCGGTTACCGAGCAACGGGTGTCGTGGATGCGGTTTCCGATGCTACCACTGGACGCCTGGTTCCTGTCGGCGCCGTGAACGAAATGGTCGAGGCTCTCAGTGAGTATCTTAGCTGCCCCGAACTCGCGGTGAGCCATGGAGACCACGGGAGGCAGCGCGTTGAGCACGATTTTTCGAACGAGCGTGTCTGGAATGCTCTGCTGAGAGAGTACCGGCAACTGCTCCGTGTGGCTGGGATTGATAGCAACTTGCCCGAGGATCTCCAGCAGACCGAATCAAGGGCTGCATGA